The DNA sequence ACGACCGACATTGAATTGGTCGATGGTTGTTTCTGACGAGGTGTGAGGAACGATGGTTAACTTAAATGCATTTTTACGTAAATCGTTCACCGTAAGGCTTATACCATCAACTGTGATTGAACCTTTCTGAGCCACGTACTTTGAGATTTCAGCGGGCATTTCTACCCAGAACTCAATCGCACGTCCAACTTGGTTACGCTCAACAATCTCGCCCACACCATCAACGTGACCAGACACGATATGACCACCGAAACGTGTCGTCGGCAGCATCGCTTTTTCTAGGTTAACCTTATCGCCTGCTTGGTAATCCACAAAACCCGTTTTTTTCAGGGTCTCAAGCGATAGATCTGCACTGTAGCTGTGGTCATTGAATTCAACAACCGTCAAACAAACTCCGTTGGTGGCAATACTGTCACCAAGTTTAACGTCGGCCATATCAAGCTTACCAACGTTAACCGTTACGGTAATGTCTTCTCCGCGGGGAGTAATAGCACTCAATGTACCTACGGTTTCTACAATTCCTGTGAACATTTTAAAACTCTTCTTGTTGTCAACGATACTCATATTGCTCGCTACTTTTAGAGCTCAACACTTACCGTTGAACATGTATTTCTGATGCGAGGGTTTATGGTCGTGTCAGTTATTTTTTACGATTGGTATTACGGCTTCTATTGTAGTTTCGCCAATATTGGCTTCGCCACAATGCGAATATCTACGCCAACCTGTCTAACATCTTTAATTTCTAGGTCAATAACGTCAGACATTGAAGTGAGCCCTAATGCTCCCATCAAGCCTCGTCCGTCACTGCCCATTAGTTTAGGGGCTAAATAGAGGATTAGCTCATCCACCAACTGCGCTTCAATTAAGCTTTTTGCTAAGGTAGCGCCCGCTTCGACCCAAATATGGTCAATATGATTCGCTGGCAATTGACGCATTAAATCGTGTAAGTCCAGCTGACCTGCATCCGTTGTTCCGACTGTAATATCAGCAGAGGTTTCAGCGACTCTCAATACCGAAGTTGGTGACTGGAATAACTTGAGCTCAGGATACAGTTGATTTTGGCGATCAAGAATCACGCGAATCGGCTGACGCAGCTCGTCTTCAGCGTAATGATCTTTGATACTGCTTGGCAACTCTGCCCAACGAACATTCAACGACGCGTTGTCTTCAATCACCGTTTGGCTGGTTGATAACACAGCACCTGATTTAGCTCGGTAGTTCTGAACGTCACGGCGCGCTTCTGGCGACGTGATCCACTGGCTTTGACCATTTTCCAATGCCGTTTGGCCATCAAGGCTCGCCGCCATCTTTAACTGAACGAATGGCATGCCAGTTTGCATACGCTTGATAAATGCAGGGTTCAAGTCGAGAGCATCTTGCTCTAATAAACCGATTTCAACCTCAATGCCGGCGTCGCGTAGCATTTTGATACCACGGCCTGCGACCTTCGGGTTTGGGTCTTGCATGGCACAAATTACTTTTGAAACTTGAGCCTTAATCAAGCCTTCAGCACAAGGCGGTGTTCGACCATAGTGCGAACAAGGCTCTAACGTGACATAAGCAGTCGCACCTTTTGCCTGGTCACCTGCCATGCGCATAGCGTGAACTTCAGCATGAGGTTCACCGGCTTTGGCGTGAAAACCTTCACCAACGATCTGACCGTCGGTTTGCACGATGACACAACCCACATTCGGGTTGGGGGCAGTGGTGTAAATGCCGCGTTTGGCTAACTGAATAGCACGCGACATCATTTGAAAATCTAGGGGAGTAAAGTTTGACATGATTGAGGCATTAATCCTCTAATTTAGCGATTTCTTCGCCAAACTCTCGGATGTCTTCAAAGCTGCGGTAAACAGAGGCAAAACGAATGTACGCCACTTTATCCAATTCTTTCAACTGGCCCATCACAAGATTACCAATCATCTCGCTTGGTACTTCACGCTCACCAGTTGCACGGAGTTGTGACTTAATCGTACTGATCGCAAGTTCGATCGCATCAGCACTCACTGGGCGTTTTTCTAGGGCGCGCTGAACACCACCTACCATTTTATCTTCATTAAATGGTTCGCGGTTTCCATTCGACTTTATGACTTTCGGCATCACAAGTTCTGCCGATTCGAAAGTCGTAAAACGTTCGCTACATGCAAGGCATTGACGGCGACGACGAACCTGATGGCCATCGGCTACCAGTCTTGAATCGATTACTTTAGTGTCGTTCTCTGAACAAAAAGGACAATGCATATCACCTCCAAATAATTGAATATCAGTGTAACGGAATTGCCAAACGTTAGGAAAGAAAAAGGGCCAATTAAGGCCCTTTTGTGTGGTGATTCATTGATTATTGCTACTCGATCGCCATTTCAAAAATGAGCTGAGGAGTAAAATTAACGACCAGCGTTATCCGCGAATCAAATAGTTCGCTTTACCTACCCATTTGTAGCTTGTCAGTTCTTCTAAGCCCATTGGG is a window from the Vibrio splendidus genome containing:
- a CDS encoding riboflavin synthase — its product is MFTGIVETVGTLSAITPRGEDITVTVNVGKLDMADVKLGDSIATNGVCLTVVEFNDHSYSADLSLETLKKTGFVDYQAGDKVNLEKAMLPTTRFGGHIVSGHVDGVGEIVERNQVGRAIEFWVEMPAEISKYVAQKGSITVDGISLTVNDLRKNAFKLTIVPHTSSETTIDQFNVGRKVNLEVDVLARYMERLLQGQQQESEPESRLTMEFLQQNGFA
- the ribD gene encoding bifunctional diaminohydroxyphosphoribosylaminopyrimidine deaminase/5-amino-6-(5-phosphoribosylamino)uracil reductase RibD; its protein translation is MMSRAIQLAKRGIYTTAPNPNVGCVIVQTDGQIVGEGFHAKAGEPHAEVHAMRMAGDQAKGATAYVTLEPCSHYGRTPPCAEGLIKAQVSKVICAMQDPNPKVAGRGIKMLRDAGIEVEIGLLEQDALDLNPAFIKRMQTGMPFVQLKMAASLDGQTALENGQSQWITSPEARRDVQNYRAKSGAVLSTSQTVIEDNASLNVRWAELPSSIKDHYAEDELRQPIRVILDRQNQLYPELKLFQSPTSVLRVAETSADITVGTTDAGQLDLHDLMRQLPANHIDHIWVEAGATLAKSLIEAQLVDELILYLAPKLMGSDGRGLMGALGLTSMSDVIDLEIKDVRQVGVDIRIVAKPILAKLQ
- the nrdR gene encoding transcriptional regulator NrdR → MHCPFCSENDTKVIDSRLVADGHQVRRRRQCLACSERFTTFESAELVMPKVIKSNGNREPFNEDKMVGGVQRALEKRPVSADAIELAISTIKSQLRATGEREVPSEMIGNLVMGQLKELDKVAYIRFASVYRSFEDIREFGEEIAKLED